A genomic region of Anopheles coustani chromosome 3, idAnoCousDA_361_x.2, whole genome shotgun sequence contains the following coding sequences:
- the LOC131272277 gene encoding RNA/RNP complex-1-interacting phosphatase encodes MKGVPDRWFDYTLYGNPVAGRFVALKVPLDRKFQIRNDERFLPKDAIEKLPLGLVIDLTNTKRYYNPQEFISRGIKYEKFAVQGHCGAPKIEAVRRFIQIVNQFMEDRDSRDKLIGVHCTHGLNRTGYMVCAYMILQMGFRAKDAIELFNEKRGHTMERENYLESLRSLDTVADKGCTQKEWEEQNTPVQHSGESTHGQDRFASNRSWDDTRQHRNHEKTWNKDERGTDGHERFSRKRHHEDSWNNGERGTRYQHERKDWRQQSSAAQFSGESNYRQDGFPRDRSRSRDTRQHGYREEPWNKDKRPTQYQRDRDTRYQAKNNTQQQGGWRERYSWRRRNDSPGDQHSRGIDDRGESTAKRINRFPPGRYGGVPKRTVFE; translated from the exons AAATTCCAAATCCGCAACGATGAGCGGTTCTTACCGAAGGACGCAATAGAGAAACTACCGTTGGGCTTAGTAATTGACCTAACGAACACCAAGCGCTACTACAACCCGCAAGAATTCATCTCAAGAGGCATCAAGTATGAGAAGTTCGCCGTACAGGGGCACTGCGGGGCGCCCAAAATCGAGGCAGTAAGACG TTTCATTCAAATCGTGAACCAGTTCATGGAGGACCGCGATAGTCGAG ACAAACTGATCGGTGTGCACTGCACGCATGGGCTGAACCGCACCGGATACATGGTCTGCGCGTACATGATCCTGCAAATGGGCTTCCGGGCGAAGGACGCCATCGAGCTGTTCAATGAGAAGCGTGGCCACACTATGGAGCGCGAAAACTATCTGGAAAGTTTACGCTCGCTGGACACGGTAGCGGACAAGGGATGCACGCAGAAGGAGTGGGAGGAGCAGAACACACCAGTGCAGCATTCGGGAGAAAGCACCCACGGCCAGGACAGATTTGCGAGCAATCGATCCTGGGACGATACCCGCCAACACCGGAATCACGAGAAAACATGGAACAAGGACGAACGCGGTACCGACGGCCATGAAAGATTTTCGAGAAAGAGGCATCACGAGGACTCTTGGAACAACGGCGAACGGGGCACTCGATACCAGCACGAGCGGAAGGACTGGAGGCAGCAAAGTTCCGCAGCTCAATTCTCTGGAGAAAGCAATTACCGGCAGGATGGATTTCCGAGGGATCGATCCCGATCCCGCGATACTCGCCAGCACGGCTATCGCGAGGAACCTTGGAACAAGGATAAACGTCCCACTCAGTACCAACGCGACCGGGACACTCGGTATCAGGCCAAAAACAACACTCAGCAACAGGGCGGATGGCGCGAAAGGTACAGCTGGCGGCGAAGGAACGATTCACCTGGTGACCAACATTCCAGGGGCATTGACGATCGGGGGGAATCCACTGCCAAAAGGATAAACCGTTTCCCCCCAGGACGCTATGGTGGTGTTCCGAAGCGGACGGTGTTCGAATAA